One Cellulomonas sp. NS3 genomic region harbors:
- the glnA gene encoding type I glutamate--ammonia ligase — MFSKPEEVLAFIKSEDVKFVDVRFCDLPGVMQHFNVPAYSLDLDFFTDGQMFDGSSIRGFQAIHESDMKLIPDLSTAYLDPFRTEKTLNINFHIVDPYTDEPYSRDPRQVAAKAEAYLRSTGIADTAFFAPEAEFYIFDDVRFETKQNASYYYIDSIEAAWNTGRVEEGGNLGHKTPYKGGYFPVPPVDMFADLRDKISLQLDALGLGVERAHHEVGTAGQAEINYRFDELGKSADKVQLFKYVVKNVAHEAGKTATFMPKPLFGDNGSGMHVHQSLWKDGKPLFFDEKGYGGLSDLARWYIGGLLKHAPSLLAFTNPTVNSYHRLVPGFEAPVNLVYSARNRSACIRIPVTGSNPKAKRIEFRVPDPSSNPYLAFAAMLMAGLDGIQNRIEPPEPVDKDLYELPPEEHALIQQVPGSLAEVLDNLEADHDFLTAGGVFTPDLIATWIDYKRSHEVDPIRLRPHPHEFELYYDV; from the coding sequence ATGTTCAGCAAGCCGGAGGAAGTCCTGGCGTTCATCAAGAGCGAGGACGTGAAGTTCGTCGACGTCCGGTTCTGTGACCTGCCCGGCGTGATGCAGCACTTCAACGTCCCGGCGTACTCGCTGGACCTGGACTTCTTCACCGACGGCCAGATGTTCGACGGCTCGTCGATCCGTGGCTTCCAGGCGATCCACGAGTCGGACATGAAGCTCATCCCCGATCTCTCGACGGCCTACCTCGACCCGTTCCGGACCGAGAAGACGCTGAACATCAACTTCCACATCGTCGACCCGTACACCGACGAGCCGTACAGCCGCGACCCCCGCCAGGTCGCCGCCAAGGCCGAGGCGTACCTGCGCTCGACGGGCATCGCGGACACGGCGTTCTTCGCCCCCGAGGCCGAGTTCTACATCTTCGACGACGTGCGCTTCGAGACGAAGCAGAACGCGTCGTACTACTACATCGACTCCATCGAGGCCGCCTGGAACACGGGCCGCGTCGAGGAGGGTGGCAACCTCGGCCACAAGACCCCCTACAAGGGCGGCTACTTCCCCGTCCCGCCGGTCGACATGTTCGCCGACCTGCGCGACAAGATCTCGCTGCAGCTCGACGCGCTGGGTCTCGGCGTGGAGCGCGCGCACCACGAGGTCGGCACCGCCGGCCAGGCGGAGATCAACTACCGCTTCGACGAGCTCGGCAAGTCGGCCGACAAGGTTCAGCTCTTCAAGTACGTCGTGAAGAACGTCGCGCACGAGGCCGGCAAGACCGCCACGTTCATGCCGAAGCCCCTCTTCGGCGACAACGGCTCGGGCATGCACGTGCACCAGTCGCTCTGGAAGGACGGCAAGCCGCTGTTCTTCGACGAGAAGGGCTACGGCGGCCTCTCCGACCTCGCGCGCTGGTACATCGGTGGCCTGCTCAAGCACGCGCCCTCGCTGCTCGCGTTCACGAACCCGACGGTGAACTCCTACCACCGCCTGGTCCCGGGCTTCGAGGCGCCGGTCAACCTCGTCTACTCGGCACGCAACCGCTCCGCGTGCATCCGCATCCCGGTCACGGGCTCCAACCCGAAGGCCAAGCGCATCGAGTTCCGCGTGCCCGACCCGTCGAGCAACCCGTACCTCGCCTTCGCGGCGATGCTCATGGCCGGCCTCGACGGCATCCAGAACCGCATCGAGCCGCCGGAGCCGGTCGACAAGGACCTCTACGAGCTTCCCCCCGAGGAGCACGCGCTCATCCAGCAGGTCCCGGGCTCGCTCGCCGAGGTGCTCGACAACCTCGAGGCCGACCACGACTTCCTCACGGCCGGCGGGGTCTTCACGCCCGACCTGATCGCGACGTGGATCGACTACAAGCGCTCGCACGAGGTCGACCCGATCCGTCTGCGGCCGCACCCCCACGAGTTCGAGCTCTACTACGACGTCTGA
- a CDS encoding LacI family DNA-binding transcriptional regulator: MQRRLTISDVARQAGVSVATVSKVINERYGVSAETASRVQAVIAELGYESSLVARSLRSHQKNVIGILVADFEPFSTELLKGAAHAIRGSGYEIVAYSASGAAEELVGWERRYLSRLSGTLIDGAVLVTPTVVDARYGTPVVAVDPHTGRSGMPTVDSDNLKGAMLATEHLLGLGHRRIGFLGGRLDLESARLREEGYRNALEAAGVEVDPDLIRVGGYRPESAEQPARELLALDDPPTAIFAANDLSAIRTMQVAQGLGLRVPEDLSVIGFDNVPESALAVPQLTTVAQPIQDMGYQAVRMLIDLVEGRSPAQTHVSLPTELVERQSCAPAPTRDA, from the coding sequence ATCCAGCGCAGGCTCACCATCAGTGACGTCGCCCGGCAGGCCGGCGTCTCGGTGGCGACCGTCTCGAAGGTGATCAACGAGCGCTACGGCGTCTCGGCCGAGACCGCGAGCCGGGTCCAGGCGGTGATCGCCGAGCTCGGCTACGAGTCGAGCCTCGTCGCGCGCAGCCTGCGCAGCCACCAGAAGAACGTCATCGGCATCCTCGTCGCCGACTTCGAGCCGTTCAGCACCGAGCTCCTCAAGGGCGCCGCGCACGCGATCCGGGGGAGCGGCTACGAGATCGTCGCCTACTCCGCGAGCGGCGCGGCCGAGGAGCTCGTCGGCTGGGAGCGCCGGTACCTCTCGCGCCTCTCGGGGACGCTGATCGACGGTGCGGTCCTCGTGACCCCCACGGTCGTGGACGCGCGCTACGGAACGCCGGTCGTCGCGGTCGACCCGCACACCGGCCGCTCCGGCATGCCGACCGTCGACTCGGACAACCTCAAGGGCGCGATGCTCGCGACCGAGCACCTGCTCGGCCTCGGCCACCGACGGATCGGCTTCCTCGGCGGTCGCCTCGACCTCGAGTCGGCCCGCCTCCGTGAGGAGGGCTACCGCAACGCGCTCGAGGCCGCGGGGGTCGAGGTCGACCCCGACCTGATCCGCGTCGGCGGCTACCGGCCGGAGTCCGCCGAGCAGCCGGCGCGCGAGCTCCTCGCGCTCGACGACCCGCCCACCGCGATCTTCGCGGCCAACGACCTCTCGGCGATCCGCACGATGCAGGTGGCGCAGGGGCTCGGGCTGCGCGTGCCCGAGGACCTCTCGGTGATCGGCTTCGACAACGTGCCCGAGTCGGCGCTCGCCGTCCCGCAGCTCACCACGGTCGCCCAGCCCATCCAGGATATGGGCTACCAGGCGGTCCGCATGCTCATCGACCTCGTCGAGGGCCGCTCGCCCGCCCAGACGCACGTGTCGCTGCCGACCGAGCTCGTCGAGCGGCAGTCCTGCGCGCCGGCGCCCACGCGCGACGCCTGA
- a CDS encoding AI-2E family transporter, translating into MTEPSRTVPRTAAADRRPPAWLPRALVMAVVAVFLGVLTWRALGQLGTVLTIVVISWFISLAMEPAVKWLVQHGMKRGLATGLVMIGSIVAVVVVLALFGGLFVAQLVDLVQDVPRLYADLTAMLDESFGIVLPGTDEVLERLANDWGDDLAFGILGVGGSIVGFFFVASAVLLVVYYMVSAGPRFRAAICRLLAPRRQREVLNIWEVSQAKVADFINSRLILAALSTAFTFAFLTIVHVPYALPLAAFTGVVSQFVPTIGTYLGGILPIAVAFSVSPLTAVGVLVFILAYQQLENLVFAPKVSARSLELNPAMSFLAVLAFGAVFGALGAFLALPVAATIQAVSGTYVRRHELVDSELLRAEPGQTLEPKDPEATRSPDTGGNDDDAQHGTARNGSATGTPAAASADRAGTDPAAGAQA; encoded by the coding sequence ATGACCGAGCCGTCCCGCACCGTCCCCCGCACCGCCGCCGCGGACCGTCGCCCACCCGCGTGGCTCCCCCGCGCGCTCGTCATGGCCGTCGTCGCGGTCTTCCTCGGCGTGCTGACCTGGCGCGCGCTGGGCCAGCTCGGCACGGTGCTGACCATCGTCGTCATCTCGTGGTTCATCTCGCTCGCGATGGAGCCCGCCGTCAAGTGGCTCGTGCAGCACGGCATGAAGCGTGGGCTCGCGACGGGCCTCGTCATGATCGGGTCGATCGTCGCCGTCGTCGTCGTGCTGGCCCTGTTCGGCGGGCTGTTCGTCGCGCAGCTCGTCGACCTCGTCCAGGACGTCCCCCGCCTGTACGCGGACCTCACGGCGATGCTCGACGAGAGCTTCGGGATCGTGCTCCCGGGCACCGACGAGGTGCTCGAGCGGCTCGCGAACGACTGGGGGGACGACCTCGCGTTCGGCATCCTGGGCGTGGGCGGCTCGATCGTCGGGTTCTTCTTCGTCGCGTCCGCGGTGCTCCTCGTCGTGTACTACATGGTCTCGGCCGGGCCGCGGTTCCGCGCCGCGATCTGCCGGCTGCTCGCGCCGCGCCGCCAGCGCGAGGTGCTGAACATCTGGGAGGTCTCGCAGGCCAAGGTCGCGGACTTCATCAACTCGCGCCTCATCCTCGCGGCGCTCTCGACCGCGTTCACGTTCGCGTTCCTCACGATCGTGCACGTGCCCTACGCGCTGCCGCTCGCAGCGTTCACCGGTGTCGTGTCGCAGTTCGTGCCGACGATCGGCACCTACCTCGGTGGCATCCTGCCGATCGCCGTCGCGTTCTCGGTCAGCCCGCTCACGGCCGTCGGGGTGCTCGTCTTCATCCTCGCCTACCAGCAGCTCGAGAACCTGGTCTTCGCCCCCAAGGTGTCGGCGCGGTCCCTCGAGCTCAACCCGGCGATGTCGTTCCTCGCGGTCCTCGCGTTCGGCGCGGTGTTCGGGGCGCTCGGGGCGTTCCTCGCGCTGCCGGTCGCCGCGACGATCCAGGCGGTCTCCGGGACGTACGTGCGCCGCCACGAGCTCGTCGACTCCGAGCTCCTGCGCGCCGAGCCGGGCCAGACGCTCGAGCCCAAGGACCCCGAGGCCACGCGCTCCCCGGACACCGGCGGGAACGACGACGACGCGCAGCACGGCACCGCGCGCAACGGCTCCGCGACCGGGACCCCGGCGGCCGCGTCGGCCGACCGCGCGGGCACGGACCCGGCCGCGGGCGCTCAGGCGTAG